A genomic region of Salvelinus alpinus chromosome 12, SLU_Salpinus.1, whole genome shotgun sequence contains the following coding sequences:
- the LOC139536194 gene encoding D(1B) dopamine receptor-like: MENPAKYLSVHESHSVPLPLGEIMWNSTESEATSNGGKELVIRTVTGCLLSLLILWTLLGNIMVCSAVLRIRHLRSKVTNIFIVSLAVSDLFVAVLVMPWKAVAEVAGYWPFGTFCNYWVAFDIMCSTASILNLCIISVDRYWAISSPFRYERKMTQRVAFVMISVTWTLSVLISFIPVQLNWHKASEDEIVGVHNASLGKVEENCDSSLNREYAISSSLISFYIPVAIMIVTYTRIYRIAQIQIRRIASLERAAEHATSCRTNNRLECQHHNTLKTSIKRETKVLKTLSIIMGVFVCCWLPFFILNCIVPFCDKPPTDKDAGLPCVSETTFDVFVWFGWTNSSMNPIIYAFNAEFRKAFASLLGCRNFCSRTPVETVNISNELVSYNQDTLVHKEIVNAYVNMIPNVVECIEHEDTFDRISQLSHNNENVTDSVCDLEDCEADISLDRMTPFTPNGLH; encoded by the coding sequence ATGGAGAACCCCGCGAAATACCTCTCAGTGCACGAGAGCCACTCCGTCCCGTTACCTCTTGGGGAGATTATGTGGAACTCGACCGAATCGGAGGCAACATCCAACGGTGGAAAGGAATTGGTCATCCGGACAGTGACGGGCTGTTTGCTCTCCCTGCTCATCCTGTGGACACTACTGGGAAACATTATGGTGTGCTCCGCCGTACTCCGAATTCGGCACTTGCGAAGTAAAGTGACCAACATTTTCATCGTTTCTTTGGCTGTGTCGGATTTATTCGTTGCAGTTCTGGTGATGCCATGGAAAGCTGTGGCCGAGGTGGCGGGGTATTGGCCGTTTGGTACTTTTTGTAATTACTGGGTGGCTTTTGATATCATGTGCTCAACTGCGTCCATCCTCAACCTCTGCATTATCAGCGTGGATAGATATTGGGCCATATCAAGTCCGTTCCGGTACGAGAGAAAAATGACCCAACGAGTTGCCTTCGTTATGATAAGCGTCACGTGGACGTTGTCTGTACTCATTTCATTCATACCAGTCCAACTGAACTGGCACAAAGCCAGCGAAGACGAAATAGTTGGAGTCCATAACGCCTCCTTGGGTAAAGTAGAAGAAAACTGTGACTCTAGCCTCAACAGAGAATACGCCATATCTTCATCTTTAATAAGTTTCTACATACCCGTAGCAATTATGATTGTGACATACACGAGAATATATCGGATTGCTCAGATCCAAATCAGGAGGATAGCTTCCCTAGAGCGCGCCGCGGAGCACGCGACAAGTTGCAGGACCAACAACAGACTCGAGTGCCAACACCACAATACCTTGAAAACATCTATTAAAAGGGAAACCAAAGTTTTAAAAACGTTATCGATCATTATGGGCGTCTTTGTGTGTTGTTGGTTACCTTTCTTTATTTTGAACTGCATAGTTCCATTTTGTGATAAACCACCGACTGACAAAGACGCAGGTCTCCCTTGCGTGAGCGAGACAACTTTTGACGTTTTTGTTTGGTTCGGCTGGACTAATTCATCCATGAATCCTATTATTTACGCTTTTAACGCAGAGTTCAGAAAAGCATTTGCCAGTCTGCTGGGTTGTCGTAATTTCTGCTCCAGAACACCCGTTGAAACTGTAAACATTAGCAACGAGCTGGTCTCTTACAACCAGGACACCCTTGTCCACAAAGAAATCGTGAATGCCTACGTCAATATGATCCCCAACGTAGTGGAATGCATTGAGCACGAGGACACGTTTGACAGGATATCACAGTTATCTCACAACAATGAAAATGTCACCGACTCTGTTTGTGACTTGGAAGACTGTGAGGCAGATATTAGCCTCGACAGGATGACACCATTCACCCCCAATGGTTTACATTGA